A region from the Branchiostoma lanceolatum isolate klBraLanc5 chromosome 2, klBraLanc5.hap2, whole genome shotgun sequence genome encodes:
- the LOC136428345 gene encoding uncharacterized protein, whose amino-acid sequence MNPNPAPDNLDVVPTEIGGVELTGFRILDTEYVSLPEIRNKVLYKSPAQIYNKQKQLNLQSAFPVSPRQFMILKERGAVDHNAKSCSMISKEDAEKLCQSFRNYRSRSRIGSLGSPIDFRAIMKASSLQGFPLAELAAAQAAHAQAAAAAAQAHASSHAPITTHGNTVTTQANGNPPTTQYLGGSTRGELADVISVLDDELDQMGSPGMKGQESPSTPATTASSSPGHMALPQLSQQDLAERLQSTMGEQLCIKHVSEYGVQQGSLIPKYQTRSDSKCIMCKTCGIFFSPSAFLKHLHDEYGKRIESTAQVLQLDLESPSEEQYKMWMDFQLKLKGSLYRKRALAMQELGIMSPELKRFCGNNESPMSLTTANVGRRNNISCETPPSSMLANHNQGAMMTNGLPQLPQPLNLVRKLSPPVNTHAGTNGNSHGEHHDSHPTAEGPTFKREDPVCILETAQELLALAAHKLRRVREQEEGADHVGEWKTRYLQEKTSREQAEERIKQLEELLEREQKMRSHLEAAMAESEDEDQLHIDEEPLSPTDSQ is encoded by the exons GTGTTATACAAGTCTCCAGCTCAGATCTACAACAAGCAGAAGCAGCTGAACCTGCAGAGTGCATTCCCCGTCTCTCCACGCCAGTTCATGATCCTGAAGGAGCGCGGTGCCGTGGACCACAATGCCAAATCTTGCTCCATGATCTCCAAAGAAGATGCTGAGAAACTCTGTCAGTCCTTCCGCAACTACAG GAGCAGGAGCAGGATTGGCTCATTGGGTTCACCTATTGATTTCAG GGCTATCATGAAGGCGTCTTCACTGCAAGGCTTCCCCCTGGCCGAGTTGGCAGCTGCCCAGGCTGCACATGCCCAGGCAGCAGCTGCAGCTGCACAAGCACACGCATCCTCACACGCCCCAATCACAACCCACGGCAACACAGTAACCACCCAGGCCAACGGTAACCCCCCCACCACCCAGTACCTGGGGGGGTCGACCCGCGGAGAGCTGGCCGATGTCATCTCGGTGCTGGATGACGAGCTGGACCAGATGGGTTCCCCGGGCATGAAGGGCCAGGAGTCGCCCTCCACCCCCGCCACCACGGCCTCCAGCAGCCCTGGACACATGGCGCTACCTCAGCTCTCCCAGCAGGACCTCGCCGAGCGCCTGCAGAGCACCATGGGAGAGCAGCTCTGCATCAAGCACGTCAGCGAGTATGGTGTGCAGCAGGGCAGCCTCATCCCCAAGTACCAGACCCGCAGCGACTCCAAATGCATCATGTGCAAGACTTGCGGCATCTTCTTCTCCCCGTCCGCCTTCCTCAAGCATCTGCACGACGAGTACGGCAAGCGCATTGAAAGCACTGCACAG GTGTTGCAGTTAGACCTGGAGAGCCCATCAGAGGAGCAGTACAAGATGTGGATGGACTTCCAGCTGAAGCTGAAGGGGAGTCTGTACCGGAAGCGAGCCCTGGCCATGCAGGAGCTCGGCATCATGTCCCCCGAGCTGAAGCGCTTCTGTGGCAACAACGAAAGCCCCATGTCTCTCACCACCGCCAATGTTGGTAGAAGAAACAACATCTCCTGCGAAACCCCACCTTCCTCCATGCTTGCCAACCACAATCAGGGAGCGATGATGACCAACGGCCTGCCCCAGCTGCCCCAGCCGCTCAACCTGGTGCGCAAACTCTCCCCACCGGTCAACACCCACGCTGGAACCAACGGCAACTCTCATGGGGAGCACCACGACTCACACCCCACAGCTGAGGGACCCACCTTCAAGAGAGAAG ATCCAGTCTGTATCCTGGAAACAGCTCAGGAACTTCTCGCTCTGGCTGCGCACAAACTCAGACGTGTTCGTGAGCAAGAGGAAGGCGCAG ACCATGTTGGAGAGTGGAAGACCAGGTACCTGCAGGAGAAGACTTCCAGGGAGCAGGCTGAAGAACGGATCAAGCAGCTGGAAG AGCTGTTGGAGAGAGAGCAGAAGATGCGATCCCACCTGGAGGCTGCCATGGCAGAGTCTGAGGACGAGGACCAACTGCACATTGATGAGGAGCCCCTTTCTCCCACCGACTCCCAGTGA
- the LOC136428347 gene encoding myosin regulatory light polypeptide 9-like has product MASRKGKKKEGSKRPQRASSNVFAQFEQSQVQELKEAFTMIDQNRDGFLDVQDISDTWASLGKKPEKAEVQKMIQEAGGAINFTMFLTLFGAKMGGTDPEDVIMGAWKQFDPQGTGILHKDQVQHILKGGGERFNDEEMGQMFEGVESCLNEKGEFDYQAFTRIVKRGEEEEE; this is encoded by the exons ATG GCGAGCAGGAAGGGTAAGAAGAAGGAAGGGAGCAAGCGGCCCCAGCGTGCCTCGTCAAACGTCTTCGCCCAGTTCGAACAGTCGCAGGTTCAGGAACTGAAGGAG GCCTTCACCATGATTGATCAGAACAGGGACGGCTTCCTGGACGTGCAGGACATCAGCGACACGTGGGCCTCCCTAG GAAAGAAACCAGAGAAGGCTGAGGTGCAGAAGATGATTCAGGAGGCAGGGGGCGCTATTAACTTTACCATGTTCCTGACGCTTTTTGGGGCCAAGATGGGAG GAACTGACCCTGAAGATGTCATCATGGGAGCCTGGAAGCAGTTTGACCCTCAAGGAACCGGAATTCTCCATAAGGACCA AGTACAGCACATCTTGAAAGGTGGTGGTGAGAGATTCAATGATGAAGAG ATGGGCCAGATGTTTGAGGGTGTTGAGAGCTGCTTGAATGAGAAAGGGGAGTTTGATTACCAGGCATTCACCCGCATTGTCAAGAGaggtgaagaggaggaagaatAG